atctcTAGTTATGTTATAAGGAAAGTCAAACAAATGCATAACAATTTTTGATTGATGGGATCCGTGGCAgaaccaaaattttttctagggagccaatataaacaaaataaagtagAGAGTAATATTTTCTATCAATAACAAGTTGTCACGTCAAACCACTAAAGTTCATGTGGTACATTTAAAATGACTAATTACAAGACGCCACATGCTACTAAGTGGATTCCACCGTCATTATTCAAAAGCCAATGGCAATATTCCAAGTGTCAAAGAATAAAGATTACAGAGAAAACCTAAGAACCAATCAAATGTTAGCATttgttaatttaaataatatgagCCGTCTAATTTAAAGCTGTCATGTgctattttaaattaaaccaCAATGGTTAATCAAATAATGTCATATGTCCCTAGGAGAACAAGACATAAAGTCCCTTGATTTAAATTATGACACATGTCATTATTGATAACCAATCATATGTCATCACACCTTCCCAAGACATATAAATAGAGACATTTCTTAGTCTTATAGGAGGACATACACATACATTTAGGAGTCTCGAAACTCTACCGAAATTAAGCTCCAAAGCCTCCAAGAACTTCAACCTTCAAATCTTAAGAACATTTGAAGAGAAATCATTCAAGTCATCTTCCAAGATCTCAAAGTGCATTAGAATCAAGTCCAAAAGTGTTCAGAAACTTTAAAAGATTGCAAGTTAGTGAAGATCTGCAGATTCAAGACTCCAAAGACACGAAGAACTTCCACAACAATCTTTGAAGACGAAGAACAcacaaagaaaattcaaagaacACATGAAGAACGCAAAGAACGAAGGATTCCTAACAAACACATAGTTACAGATTCATCGTGATTCTACTTCAAAGATCTTTTGATCCCTTTCTTAATCAAATTGAGAAGCATCTGGTGTTCGAATCAAGTATATACTTGAATCAAAGATTTTTTCAAGGAGATTGAATGAAATGAGTATTCTTTTATAACAAGATTCAATTTTAGAGAATTGTACTTACTCAtacatcaatacaaatttacacTTGCAAAACATtatcaattgtttgattttcaaacttgagattttgtgtttaaagttcttatgtataaaaaaaaaaatgagttaaaaaaacttttatttcacagattaacttttaatttaaaaagttgtGCCCTATACCCTTTCATGGCATTAatatcatttataatttattctgAACTACATTCTTTAGCAACTGCTTTTTCTATTGATATAGTTAAACAATCACTCAAGAAttcattttttgcaaaatatgCATCAATTATAGATTGTTTCCCCTATAAATTATTCACAATATGTAAACATAAATATTGAATTCTATAATCTCAATAActcaaattgataaaataaacaACTTTATGGCAGTAATTTTTGATTTAATTGCTCAAGTCACTATTATCAATTAAACagataattgaaaaataatattctcaaattacaataaatataatCTAAGTACTAAAGTCTAAACCCACAACCTACAGTACTAgaccatctttcttttttttggtttaatgagATCAACTTTCTGATCATTAGTTTCCTACAAGCGAAAAAATCAGATAACCTAAAAACATCAATAAACCACATACCTTTACCCCTGAGCTGTGAAAAGTGATGCTCTACATAAACGTTAACAGTATTAAAAACTCTGTTTAAGTCACTTGAAGGAAAAGATCTCCTATTGGAGCCAAGTTTAACCTATAAGAGATAGCAAAATGGATTTTCTTTAGGTTAGAGTCTCTTCAGTTCTGTGACTTCTGTCCCTTCTTCTGAATAAAAATGTCGCAAATGAGAGAACCACAACTACAACCAAAACTAATGAATAATTATCTCCAAGATGATGTCGTACTCAACATCTTAACAAGGCTTCCCGTCAAATAACTCATAAGATTCAAGTGCGTTTGCAAACCCTAGCACTCCTCAATCACCACTTAATTTCTTTTCCGCCCACTGgtaaaaatggccaaataccattttttttataaatattttgcaATCTACTACTGTTTgcgaaatatttagcaatctaccacttttttgaaactcaattttgtgGCAGTTCCATGAAATCAAGTTACttcaaaaacttttaaaaaaaaaatcatggtacTCAAGTTTCATGAACTCGAGTATCATGGAAATCTCGATTTCCacaaatcgagtttcaaaaaagtggtagattgctAACTATTTTGCAAACAGTGGTAAATTCATACATATTTTCTCTAACAGTGGTATATGTCCATTTTGGCCTCCGCCCACCGTAATCACACTAACAACATAGATCATGAATTATTCATGATCATTCATATCTCATACACATGCCTATTGCTATTACAAAGTGCAAGTATTTTTCATATCTTTCTAATAGAAGTGTCAAGAGATATTCTTGAAGCTGTGATCTAAGATATTGGTATGAGAGAAGTCAAAACTCAACTGTAACATGTAAGAGCAAAATCTGAAACCCCATTAACTTTAAATGCTGCCACCAAAACTGAATATGGAAATTCAGCGTGTAAAGGAGGCAAGTTACCCTGACTATGGAAACTCAGCGTGTGGGTACTCCATACTCATTCTTGATGAAATGATTGAATTgtggaaaaataaattgttgGAGTGTCATAGGTGCACCTTGAATATACAAAGACCATTCCTAGAAGCGACCAATGCAAAAGTAGAGATTGGACAATCAGGGAGATGGTTTATTGTTCTCTCAACTTTTACACTAAGGACAATAGATGTCATTAAACAAATTATGATTTTAGAGAAATCTGGTTAAGAATTTGAAATCCaggaaaaatttttatttacaacAAATGGAAATTTGACAACACTTTCAAATTGGAAATCAACTGCAGAAAGTttgaataagaaaaagaaaaaagacttgtATGACATCcaattaaaagataaatttaGTTCAAAATAACTCTTTCTGTATATATTAACAATCAACTTAAATGTTATTATAGGGATGCATcaataaacaaatttattgtatgaATCAAAGTGGGTCAAATCACATcataccaagaaaaaaaaagggcctaGCCATGTGATaaccttagaaaaaaaatcttcttcGTAAAAATCAAAAGTTTAGAAACAGTATCCACATTACCATGAACTTTGAAGTTCAAAAAGAACCTTCCATATTACCTTACACTAAAGACTgctaaatattttcataaaatgaccACAACAATACTAATGGAAGCACAATGTATTAGCAACTAAACACATTGATTCATTCTCATTACCATTAGCAATGAGCATGTGAATTAGCCACCAAAGCATGAGGGGAAACAATTGCAACTCCGAAATAAGTGTTGACAATCCATGATCACAAAGCTTTAAATCCTTTTCAAACACTCTATGTTATCGCAGgggaatgagaaaatgaaggcCCATAAAAAGATATACAAGAAGCAAAAATTGCATGGCAGATGTACAGCAGCCACTAACAAGATATATATCATTTTGATCAAGGAATAAAGCACAAGACCTTCACTGGCCTATGCTCACCGCATAAGAACTTCCACAGCCCATTTTCAACATTCTCATCATAGGGCTTcttttcttccctcttcttttgccccatttttattttatttttttggattaagTAAGATTTCTAATCTAATAGTTAGTAACACAATCAGAGatgcgaaaaaaaaaaactcagaattaaaatattatatgttctTTCATGAAATCGCCACAAGCATAAAGTGTTGATATACATCTGAATTAAGTTCACCTACACCATATCAGTACATCTATGCCTACCGCAAAACAAAATGATACCAAAGTAAACAACATGATAATGGTCTCAATCATATAACACTTACCTAACACTTACCTAACAAAATGCAATGATTATCACTAATCATTTCACTTCTTATCCATATAGCTCGGTTGCTCCATCAAGTGACACAAGGCTTTCCTTGAATGTAGTTAGTATATCTGTAACATACCGTAGGATACCAAGGTCCTTCTCATGTAAAGTCTCAGGGTCTAGTAAAACAATAGCAATGTCATTTGAAAGAATTGTAGACTCATTCCAATCATGTATTTTTATCTCACCATCTTTGGATTCTTCCTTGACTTTCTTGTAAAGTAGAAGTTCACCATGTTCAGTGCAACCATAGAAACTTATATCAACATTTTCAAGCcggatagaaaaaattttatccCATGATTCGTGTACACCATAATCCCTCATTACCCAAATGAAGCATTGCGAGTCTGACTGTAAGTCATCATCGTTTTCAGGGTATCCACATGAACTGAAAGCCAGATTTCCCTTAAACGCAAACAGATCTTGCTTGATCAATTTATCTCCATCAGGGATTGCCATCTCTCTGAATTTCTCATTATTGACATCAAATGACAAAATCATCGTTGGATCTGGGAATTTCCTTCCCCCTTCACTATAATAAGCAAACCAATGCAAAGCCCCACTAAAAAATAGGGGAAACGAATAAGGTATAGCACCTACAACTTTGGATCTGAACGAGATTTCAACCTTTCTCCACGAGTCAGAGCTTAATGTGTAAACCTCAGCCACAACTGGAGTACCCCGAAGCTTTACAACTTTGTAGTCATTTGTCTTGGACTGATAACCAAATCCGGtagaaaaccaaaaatcttTGCCATTAGAACACGAATCAGGCAATCTCTTAAATTTTCTAATGCTGGGGTTCCACAAATATATAGCATCAGAAGTAGCGGAAAGTCTTCGATGCTGAGTGAGACACACTAAACCATTGCACGAACCGATCAATAAGGACATGTTTAAATCAAAATCAGAGGGAACTGAAAACTCAAAAAGCGAATCAAACGTGCGGTCACAACAAAAAACCTTATAGGTTATTGGAATCTTAGGAGAATTATATTCAATACAGGTTTGTATGAGATAAGCATGATCATTATcatcgttgttgttgttgttgttgacgaTATTAAGGTGGGTGGAGATGAAATTAGGACTAGTGATTGAGGAGTCCCAGAGTTTGGAAACGCACTTGAATCTTATGAGGGACTTGACTGGTAACGTTACCAAGATGTTCAGTACGACGTCGTGTGGGAGATGGTTCTTCCATTGTCGGAGGATCAAAGGTTGCGGACCAGGTTCCATTGTTTGAGATACTTTTCGGCGGCGGATGAGAGGTTTCAGTTTTAGGCGTAAAGACTAAAGAGTAATAAAGTAAAGGCACGAATCTGTTGGGTTAGGCTTGGGCTTACTGATGTTTTTTTCACCAGCAATTTTGGGCCTCCGGAACACTAAAATAAGATGAGTAACAGCAGTTTCAGTTTTAGgcgattttgtttttttttttttaaaggcattTTTTAAGTTGTACTTCAATTATATGATGTATGTATTATAAGTTCGGTTTAAAATAATtgtattgctattttttttatacaaataaatattactgtttattcaaaaataaaaaatatcatgtgttttatttatttatttatttatttatttttcattttaatctcTGGTTTTTGTGTAAGGAAACTCAAATAAATACATAACAATTTTTGATTGATTGGGTTAATggcaaatcaagaaattttTCCCAAGGAGACAAGGTGAACACAACAAAgtttttatgtataaaaaaaatgagtaaaaaacttttatttcacatattagcttttaactttaaaaagttGTGTCTTACGCTTTTCATTGCATTAATATCATTTATAATTGATTCTAAACTAAATTCTTTAGCAACTGCTTTTTCTATGCATATAGTTAAACAATCACTCAAGAATTCATTGTCCATTTTGCAAAATATGCATCAATTGTAGATCGTTTCCCCTATAAATTATTCACAATATGTAAAcataaatattgatttttataatCTCAATAACtcaaattgataaaatatacaACTTTATAGcagtaatttaatttaattgctcAAGTCACTACTATCAATTAAAcagataattaaaaattaatattctcaaattacaataaatataatCTATTAAGTACTAAAGTCCAAACCCACAACCTACAGTACTAGaccatcttttttctttttcttttttggtttaatgaGATCAACTTTCTGATCATcactttctcaacaaaaaaaaaaaactttctgaTCACTTTCCTACTACAGGCGAAAAATTCAGATAACCTTAAAACATCAATAAACCAAATACCTTTACCCCCGAGCTGTGAAAAGTGATGCTCTACTTAAACGTTAACAGTATTAAAAGATTGCTTGTGGGAGGCAAGTTTAacctagaaaagaaaataagatagcAAAATGGATTTTCTTTATGTTAGACACTCTTCAGTACTGTAACTTCTGTCCCCtcttttgaataaaaatgtCGCAAATGAGAGATCCACAACTACAACCAAAACTAATGAATCATTATCTCCAGGATGATGTCATACTCGACATCTTAATGATTCAAATAACCCATAAGATTTAGGTGTGTTTGCAAACCTTGTCACTCCTCAATCACCAccctcaatttcttttttgccCACTGTAGTAAGACTAACAACATAGATAATGAATTATTCATGATCATGCATATCTCATACACATGCCTATTGCTATTACAAAGTGCAAGTATTTTTCATATCTTTCTAATAGGAAGTATCAAGAGATATTCTTGAAGCTGTGATCCAAGATACTGGTATGACAGAAATCAAAAGTCAACTGTAACATGTAACAACAGAATCTGAAACCCCATTAACTTTAATTGCTGCCACCAAAACTGAGGATCGAAATTCAGCGGGTAAAGGGGGCAAGTCACCCTGACTGATTGTAAAGGAGGCAAGTCACCTTGAGATTACTCAGTCGTGGCACCATAAGATGATCTAGCCATGTTGGAAAAACAAGTTGTATCTGCAACAGTGCCCGATAACATTGCAACTAAGACCTATTCCAGTAAGTGAAGCTTCCTCCTAAGATTGAGTTGTGATGTAGAACACAAAATGCATATGTTGGAGCAAAAGTTCAaagatatagaaaaaaaaaaaccaataagccttttttttaaattttatttttaaaatcaaagaGAACTAAAAAGCtagttttatgttttcttttggtTACTccggaaaaaatgaagaaaaggtAATCGAACAGTAATGAATGAATTACTTAACTGAGGTTTGCACTAGGATATGCTAAACTCCTCGCTTGTTATTGTCACCTTCTTGGATAGCATTATTTTTCTGAAGTTGTCATTgatctattatttatttaaagttcACTTTGAAGTATTAAGCAATTCAAAAAGCAGGCTTGAAAAAGCTTACTAATCCGGATTGCATCTCGGCGGAGTGGGTCAGTATATTCAACAGCTTAGAATTTTGACTTGCTCCTTCACTTGCTTGCTCTACAACCTCGGTTTTGCCCAATGAAATTGTGTCAGTTCATTGCCGACATGGGGTCCAAGactagtttcttttttttaccaaacTGATCTTAGACCTTTCAGATGTTGCTTCTAATTAAAGTTGACATAATCTTTCCTTGGGACCAAAACAAACTtaacaaccccaaaaaaaaaaaaaaaaaaaaggttgatgaTAACCTCCAATGATACTGATTTTGCTTAGATTTCTGAATAAATGAGGAAGAAAGAtgggtttatttaatttttcccttATGAAGTAAAGCTTTTAAGCAATGGTGAGGAATGAGTACTGAAATTTTGATGGAGTATGTACCATATGCCGTGGTGCAATCCATATAAAATGAATCACACCTAATGAAGTATATGCATGTTTTTATAGGATGCATCAATAAACAAATTTATCTTCTGAATCAAAGCGGGTCAAATCAtatcataacaaaaaaaaaaaaggcatagtCATGTGACATCCTTACAAGAAAAATCTTCttcataaaaatcaaaattttagaaacagtATCCACATTAGCATGAACTTTGAAGTTCAAAAAGAACTTTCCACACTAGATActgttaaatatttttataaaatgaccACAACAATACTAATGGAAACGCAATGTATTAGCAGCTAAACACACTGATTCATTCTCAATACCATTGGCAATGAGCATGTGATTTAGCCACCAAAGCATGAGGGGAAACAATTGCAACTTCAAAGTAGAGAAGGTGTTGACAATCCATGATCACAAAGCTTTAGATCCTTTTCAAACACTATATGTTATCTCAAATTTTTCTCGCAGGGGCAATGAGAAAATGCAAACCCATGAGAAGAGATACAACAAGCTAAAACTGCAAAGCAGATGTACTGCAGCCACTAGCAAGATATATATCATTTTGATCAAGGAATAAAGCACAAGACCTTCGCTGGGCCAATGCTCACCGCATAAGAACTTCCACAGCCCATTTTCAACATTCTCATCATAGGGCTTcttttcttccctcttctttgctccatttttttttttttttgttgggattaAGTAAGATGTCTAATCTAATAGTTTGCAACACAATCAGAgaggcacaaaaaaaaaagtcagaatTAAAATGTTATATGTTCTTTCATGAAATCGCCACAAGCATAAAAGGTTGATATACATCTAAATTAAGTTCACCTACATCATATCAGTACATTTATGCCTACAGCAAAACAAAATGATACCAAAGTAAACAACATGAGAATGGTCTAAATCATATCACACTTACCTAACAAAATGCAATGATTATCACTAATGATTTCAGTTCTTATCCAGATAGCTCGGTTGCTCCATCAAGTAACACAAGGCTTTCCTTGAACGTAGTAACTATATGTGTACCATATCGTAGAATACCAAGGTCCTTCTCATGTAAAGTTTCAGGGTCTAGTAAAACAATCGCAGTGTCATCTGAAAGAATCGTAGACTcatctatttttatttcaccATCTTTAGATTCTTTCTTGACTTTCTTATCAAGTAGAAGTTCACCATGTTCAGTGCAACCATAGAAAATTATATCAGCATTTTCAAACCGGATAGAAAAAAGTTTATTCCATGATTCATCTACACCATAATCCCTCATTACCCAAATGAAGCATTGCGAGTCTGACTGTAAGTCATCATCGTTTTCTGCGTATCCACATGAAATGAAAGCCAGATTTCCCTTGAACACAAACAGACTGTCCTCAAACAATTTATCTCGAGCAGGGAGTGCCATCTCTCCGAATTTCTCATTATTGACATCAAATGACAAAATCATCATTGGATATAGGAATTCCACTTCCCCTTCACTATGATTAGCAAACCAATGCAAAGCCCCACTAAAAAATAGGGGAAACGGATAAGGTTCGATATGGGAGACCACAACTTTGGATCTCAACGAGATTTCAACCTTTCTCCACGAGTCAGAGCTTAATGTGTAAACCTCAGCCACAACTGGAGTACCCCAAAGCTTTACAACTTTGTAGTCATTTGTCTTGGACTGATAACCAAATCCGatagaaaaccaaaaatcttGGCCATTAGAACATGAATCAGGCAATCTCTTAAATTTTCTAACGCTGGGGTTCCACAAATATATAGCATCACCAGTAGTGGAAAGCTTTCCACGTTGAGCGAGACACACTAAACCATTGCACGAACCGACCATTTCGGACATGTTTAAAGCAAAAACAGAGGGAACTGAATACTCAAAAAGCGAATCAAACGTGCGGTCACAACAAAGAACCTTACAGATCATTGGAATCTTAAAGGCATTATATTGAATACAGGTTTGTATGAGATAAGcatgatcatcatcatcatcgttgTTGTTGACGATATTAAGGTGGGTGGAGATGAAATTAGGACTAGTGATTGAGGAGTCCCAGAGTTTGCAAACGCACCTGAATCTTAGGAGTGACTTGACCGGTAGCCTTGTCAAGATGTTGAGTACGGCGTCGTGTGGGAGATGGTTCTTCCATCGTCGGAGGATCAAAG
This genomic stretch from Quercus robur chromosome 4, dhQueRobu3.1, whole genome shotgun sequence harbors:
- the LOC126723036 gene encoding F-box/kelch-repeat protein At3g06240-like, with translation MEPGPQPLILRQWKNHLPHDVVLNILVTLPVKSLIRFKCVSKLWDSSITSPNFISTHLNIVNNNNNNDDNDHAYLIQTCIEYNSPKIPITYKVFCCDRTFDSLFEFSVPSDFDLNMSLLIGSCNGLVCLTQHRRLSATSDAIYLWNPSIRKFKRLPDSCSNGKDFWFSTGFGYQSKTNDYKVVKLRGTPVVAEVYTLSSDSWRKVEISFRSKVVGAIPYSFPLFFSGALHWFAYYSEGGRKFPDPTMILSFDVNNEKFREMAIPDGDKLIKQDLFAFKGNLAFSSCGYPENDDDLQSDSQCFIWVMRDYGVHESWDKIFSIRLENVDISFYGCTEHGELLLYKKVKEESKDGEIKIHDWNESTILSNDIAIVLLDPETLHEKDLGILRYVTDILTTFKESLVSLDGATELYG